In a genomic window of Occallatibacter riparius:
- a CDS encoding DUF3037 domain-containing protein: MPSRLPCAFQLVRYVPDPVRNEFVHIGVLLREEGGQLNLRFTRDWRRVRCLDPDADTAMLEGMETELRRRLQEDLARPEAQRKFTRILDESLSLGVQITEPKAYLAESLPAGMEELMKMYVDPPKRERVSRLSGRAAIQSAMRDEFERAQVWSLMRKQIRAAEYTRPGDPLRIDAGYRPNGMIRMFHAVSLEPGVEMAKVLAFSSASLRTGVERIEKAKLELTAIVEPAAQLGIKAGESEESAERLELYRFGIETMEEHQIRVLTTTDLPNVAATARRELRLD, translated from the coding sequence ATGCCCAGCCGCCTTCCATGCGCGTTTCAGCTTGTACGCTACGTGCCCGATCCGGTGCGTAACGAGTTCGTGCATATTGGCGTGCTGCTGCGCGAAGAAGGCGGGCAGCTCAATCTCAGATTTACGCGCGACTGGCGGCGCGTGCGGTGCCTCGATCCGGACGCGGATACCGCCATGCTGGAAGGCATGGAAACAGAGCTTCGCCGGCGGCTGCAGGAAGATCTGGCCCGGCCCGAGGCTCAGCGCAAGTTCACACGCATTCTCGACGAGTCGCTCTCGCTGGGCGTGCAGATCACCGAGCCCAAGGCGTATCTGGCCGAGAGCCTGCCGGCCGGGATGGAAGAGCTGATGAAGATGTACGTCGACCCGCCGAAGCGTGAACGGGTGTCGCGCCTCTCGGGGCGCGCGGCTATTCAATCCGCGATGAGGGATGAGTTCGAACGGGCACAGGTTTGGAGCTTGATGCGCAAGCAGATCCGTGCGGCCGAGTACACGAGGCCAGGCGATCCGCTGCGCATCGATGCCGGTTACCGGCCGAACGGAATGATCAGGATGTTTCACGCCGTGTCACTCGAGCCCGGCGTGGAGATGGCCAAGGTTCTGGCGTTCTCCTCGGCGAGCCTTCGCACGGGCGTGGAACGCATTGAGAAAGCTAAGCTGGAACTTACGGCGATTGTCGAGCCCGCCGCGCAGCTGGGCATCAAGGCCGGCGAGTCAGAGGAAAGTGCAGAACGCCTGGAGCTTTACCGCTTCGGCATTGAGACGATGGAAGAGCACCAGATCCGGGTGCTCACCACAACCGACTTACCCAATGTAGCAGCGACCGCTAGACGCGAACTGCGACTGGATTAA
- a CDS encoding HipA family kinase: MPTAATQHIRRMRGGAQGQLMLAADGHLYVVKFRNNPQHIRVLANELLASRLALAAGLTCPEPEIVDVSQWLIENTAEMQIDFGRRQEPCTAGLNYGSRFVGGLMPGQVVDYLPEEELGQVRNLEEFAGILVLDKWTGNANGRQAVFVKRARERRYRAFFMDFGYCFHAGDWKFDDVPLRGVYYRNSVYRSVTGFDSFEPWLTRIEKLNPDAIWAAANDIPPDWYGGDMTALEAVVEKLIYRRSRVRELIDDFRRSDREPFPNWGKVENELRPEMWPNQQYGASIPRGVN, from the coding sequence ATGCCGACCGCCGCTACTCAACACATTCGCCGCATGCGCGGCGGCGCACAAGGGCAGCTTATGCTGGCGGCGGACGGCCACCTCTACGTGGTGAAATTCCGGAATAATCCGCAGCATATCCGCGTGCTGGCGAATGAACTGCTGGCTTCGCGGCTGGCTTTAGCGGCGGGGCTTACCTGCCCGGAGCCTGAGATTGTGGACGTGTCGCAGTGGCTCATCGAGAACACGGCGGAGATGCAGATTGATTTCGGCAGGCGCCAGGAGCCCTGCACCGCCGGACTTAACTACGGCTCGAGATTCGTAGGTGGGCTGATGCCCGGGCAGGTGGTGGATTATCTGCCGGAGGAGGAGCTGGGGCAGGTCCGCAATCTCGAGGAGTTCGCAGGCATCCTGGTTCTCGATAAGTGGACTGGGAATGCGAACGGTCGGCAGGCAGTGTTTGTGAAGCGGGCACGCGAGCGGCGCTACCGGGCTTTCTTCATGGACTTTGGCTACTGCTTTCACGCTGGAGACTGGAAGTTCGACGATGTTCCGCTGCGCGGCGTGTATTACCGCAACAGCGTCTACCGCAGTGTGACCGGGTTCGACTCGTTCGAGCCGTGGCTTACACGCATTGAAAAGCTGAACCCGGACGCGATCTGGGCCGCAGCCAACGATATTCCGCCGGACTGGTATGGCGGAGACATGACCGCATTGGAGGCGGTGGTCGAGAAGCTTATCTATCGGCGAAGCCGGGTGCGGGAGCTCATCGACGATTTTCGGCGCTCCGATCGGGAGCCGTTTCCCAATTGGGGCAAGGTTGAGAATGAATTGCGGCCGGAGATGTGGCCGAACCAGCAATATGGAGCTAGCATTCCGAGGGGAGTGAATTAA
- a CDS encoding terminase: MQVNAEMPGSPFESGEFEPEELDRDELVRLGPVLDYRPASLGGKSVLMEMAERLLCVRTRDGEISPLRANLVQRMFERKRGAKNIVLKARQMGLTTWTAARFFLKTITRPGTLTLQVAHTQEAAEEIFRIVHRFYDWLPEELREGPLRTSRANARQIALPELDSQYRVVTAGDRNAGRGLTVQNLHCSELARWPGDPADILAGLRAALAPGAEEILESTPQGVGGCFYDEWQHANETGTVRHFFPWWMERHYCKPVVAPLSLTEEEAELRARAHLDFEQIAYRRSIRANLRGMARQEYAEDAESCFLASGESVFELSAVDARLASAPVAAESRRNGELEIWLPPVKGRQYLVAVDPAGGGSEGDYSAAQVVDVATGMQCAEFASHTGGLELAKFITGLAREYNGAVLVMERNNHGTGIVSLCENVCGYRRIFRQNGQAGWLTTSISRPAMLGRLNAALVENPDLFMSRKLLGELRSFVRQPDGSTGAASGTHDDRVMAMAIALAARAEVAERQGQRDQGTK; this comes from the coding sequence ATGCAAGTGAATGCAGAAATGCCCGGGAGTCCTTTTGAGTCCGGCGAGTTCGAACCGGAAGAACTCGACCGAGACGAACTTGTCCGCCTGGGGCCAGTCCTCGACTATCGGCCAGCGTCGCTCGGCGGCAAGTCAGTGTTGATGGAGATGGCGGAGCGGCTGCTGTGCGTGCGGACGCGCGACGGGGAAATATCGCCGCTGCGCGCCAACTTAGTACAACGGATGTTCGAGCGGAAGCGGGGCGCAAAGAACATTGTGCTGAAGGCGCGGCAGATGGGGCTTACGACGTGGACGGCGGCGCGGTTTTTTTTGAAGACGATTACGCGGCCGGGCACGCTGACGCTGCAGGTGGCGCATACGCAGGAAGCAGCCGAGGAGATTTTCCGCATCGTGCATCGCTTCTATGACTGGCTTCCTGAAGAGCTGCGGGAGGGGCCGCTGCGGACGTCGCGGGCCAACGCGCGGCAGATTGCACTTCCCGAGCTCGATTCGCAATACCGCGTGGTGACAGCCGGTGACCGCAACGCCGGGCGTGGCCTCACGGTTCAAAACCTGCACTGTTCCGAGCTCGCCCGCTGGCCCGGCGATCCCGCAGATATACTCGCCGGGCTGCGTGCCGCCCTTGCCCCCGGAGCCGAGGAGATTCTGGAATCGACTCCGCAGGGCGTGGGCGGCTGTTTTTACGACGAGTGGCAGCACGCGAACGAGACCGGGACGGTGCGCCATTTCTTTCCGTGGTGGATGGAACGGCACTACTGTAAGCCCGTGGTTGCGCCTCTCTCCTTAACCGAGGAGGAAGCGGAGCTGAGGGCGCGGGCGCATCTGGATTTCGAGCAGATTGCCTACCGGCGTTCAATCCGCGCGAACCTGCGTGGGATGGCGCGGCAGGAGTATGCCGAGGATGCCGAGAGCTGCTTCCTGGCGAGCGGCGAATCGGTCTTCGAGCTTTCCGCTGTCGACGCGCGCCTGGCCTCTGCGCCCGTCGCGGCGGAGAGCCGAAGAAATGGCGAGCTGGAAATCTGGCTTCCGCCGGTGAAGGGGCGACAGTACCTGGTTGCCGTGGATCCGGCGGGGGGCGGTTCGGAGGGTGACTACTCGGCGGCGCAGGTTGTGGACGTTGCGACCGGCATGCAGTGCGCGGAGTTTGCATCGCATACCGGCGGGCTGGAGTTGGCGAAGTTCATCACCGGGCTGGCTCGCGAGTACAACGGGGCGGTTCTGGTAATGGAACGCAATAACCACGGAACTGGCATTGTGTCGCTGTGCGAGAACGTGTGCGGCTACAGGCGGATCTTCAGGCAGAACGGTCAAGCCGGGTGGCTGACGACATCGATCAGTCGTCCGGCCATGCTGGGGCGGCTGAATGCCGCGCTGGTTGAGAATCCGGACCTATTCATGAGCCGGAAGCTGCTGGGTGAATTGCGCAGTTTCGTTCGGCAGCCGGATGGCTCGACGGGGGCGGCCAGCGGGACGCATGACGACCGCGTGATGGCGATGGCAATTGCGCTGGCGGCGAGGGCGGAGGTGGCTGAAAGGCAGGGACAAAGGGACCAAGGGACAAAGTAA